TTGTACATGGGGTAGGTTTTAGAGATTTTAGACATTTTAACTATTGGGGACGGATTCCAAGAGAGTTAATGAGATATGGAGCTTCTATTTATTACGGAAATCAAGAAGCTTTTGGAACTATTGAATATAATGGAGAGGATATCAAGAAAAAAATATTAGAAGTAGTACAAGAAACTGGTTGTGAAAAAGTTAATATAATAGCACATTCTAAAGGTGGATTGGATTCACGTTATGCTATAAGTATATTAGGAATGGATAAATATACAGCTTCGCTTACAACTATAAGTACTCCTCATAGAGGGTGTCTTTTTGTTGATAAAATGTGTAAATTACCTGAAAAACTTTATAGATTAGTTGCTAAATTTTATGATAATATTTTTAAAAAATTAGGTGATAAAAGACCAGATTTTTATGTTGCAACTCATCAATTTACTACTTATAATAGTAAAAAGTTCAATGAAAAAGTAATAGATTCTCCAGAAGTTTATTATCAAAGTTATATCTCTGTGATGAAAGACTGTTTAAGTGATATTTTACTTACTATTCCATATTTTTTATAAAAATTTTAGAAGGAGAAAATGATGGACTGGTAAGCATTTCATCAGCTAAGTGGGGAAATTTTAAAGGAGTCATAAAAAATAAATACCATAGAGGAATATCTCATGGAGATATTATAGATTTGAAAAGACAAGACTACAAAGGATTTGATGTTATAGAATTTTATGTACAACTTGTTTCTGAATTAAAGAAAATGGGATTTTAAAGAGATTATTGTAAATTTAAAATAGCTCAATTATAAAAAAGCTGACTTGATAGTTTTTCCTCTTGTCAGTTTTTTCTTTTAAAATAAAAAGGTATAAAATACTAGAAAATTTTTAAAATTTCTAATAATTTATACCAATATAAAATTCAGTTAATAATTATATTTCTTTTGTTTTTTCAGAAAGGTATCTGCTAGGACTCATTTCTTCTTTCCAGTCAGGATCTGAAATATTGAAATTTTTTCCATATATTTCAAGAAGTCTTTTCAAAGAATTTCTTGGAATATAAGTTTCTATTCCCATAAATTTAGTTTCTTTCAATGTAGAATTTGAAAGCTTATATGCTGAAATAATTCCATTTTTATCTTCTAAATAGCATATTACTTTATTGTCTTTTCTATCAAAAAGGAAGATTTCTATTTCAATTCCTTTATATTCATATTTGATATTTTTAAGTCCTTCATTTTTTAAACTTAATGAGGAAATTCTTTTAAATCCTTCATTTTCTATGTCTATTATAAATTTAGGAATGAGCTCTTCTTTCATTATTCCAATATCAAAGTTAATATCATGTCCTATAAAGTTATTTTCTCTAATTTTTCCAAGTAATGTCCCAAATTCCAACCAATATTTTACACCAGTTTTTTGGGAAGTTTTATTTAATATTTCAAGAACTTCTTTCCCAGTTAAAAGTAAATTTTCACCTTGTTTTTCTTTCTTTATTGAATCTTTTCTCTTTTTATTATAGCTTCTGTTTCTTATATATTTTGTTGAAAGATCAAAAATTATTTTGAAAAATATATTCACAAGAATAATCATTACAGAGATTGCAGCAGCAGCTCCTATATCTCCAGCATCATTTTTACTTATCATCATTACAGAAATAAGCCTTGTTTTTGTTGTATAAAGGAAAATAACTGCTGAAATAGTTATCATGGAATTTATAAAATAATATGAAAAACTTTCAATAATAGAATCTATAGATAAAGGAATTATAACTTTAAAAATAGTTCTATACCATGATACCCCCATTATATTAGATATAGTTTCATATTCACTGTCTAAAGTCTTCAATCTTGCAGTTATAGTTAAAAAAGGTGTTGCAAAGAAATGAACTATGTTTGCAAGTATAATTATTCCAAAGCTTCCATAGAGAAAATTTAGAATATTATCTTTAGAGTTAAAGAAGAAAATATATGCAAGTCCTATTGTTAAACCAGGAAGAGCATTGGGAAGTATAGAAAGAAAATATCCTATTTTTCTGATAATAATATATTTTTTTTCTCTTTCAATCATATATGCTGCAAGGAAACATAGAATAGTTCCAAGTATTGCAGAAAAAATTGAAACAAGAATACTATTGCCAAATATTTTCCAGATACTTTCACCCATTATTGTAAAATTATATGATTTAAAAGATAAAGTCATATCATAAGGCCATGTTTTTACAAGAGAGGCTAAGATAACTATTATAAAGAAAGAGATTATAACCAAACTTAAAATATAATTAAAAAATTTAAAAAAGATATCTCTTATTTTATTTTCCTTTATAATATATTTAGTAGACTTTGAATCTATTTTAGAACTCTTACTTTTGATGATTATATCAAATATAAAAGCGAGAAAAGCAGGAATTATAAGTAGTATTCCAACAGCTGATCCCATAGAGAAATTTTGTTGTCCTATTACCTGTTTAAATATATCAGTAGCAAGAACATTATAATTTCCACCAACTACTTTTGGAGCTCCAAAGTCTGTAAAACTTAAAGTAAACCCAGAGAAAAAGCAAGTTATTAGTGTATATTTAATATTGGGAATAGTTATTGTAAAAAATTGGTTTATTTTGCTTATTCCCATTATTTCTGCCATTTCATATTTTCTATAATCTTCTGAATCAAAAGCTAGGACAAGCATAAAGAAAAGCACTGGAAATATAAAAATAGTTTCTGCAAAAACTATTCCCCAGAATCCATATATAGAAATTGAAAGATTAAGAGCTTTTGTTATAATTCCCTGTCTTCCAAAAAGGTATATAAGTGCAATACCATGTGTCATAGTTGGAGAGAATAAAGGTAAAAGAGCAATTCCTTTTAAAAGAGATTTTCCTCTTATATTACTTCTATTTATTCCATATGAAAAAAGAAAAGCAAGAATTATTGTAAAGATAGTTACAGTTATAGAAACTGCTAAACTATTAGTAAGAGAACTTGCTGTAACTGGACTGCTAAAATACTCAGCAAAGTTTTTTAAACCTATATAACTACCATTCTTTCCTTGAAAAGCTTTTATAAAAAGACTAAATATAGGAAAAATTATGGAAATAACAAGAAAAAGAACTAAAACTAAAGACAGGATTATTTTTATTAATTTATCTTTTTTCATAAAATCTCCTAAATACTATTTTTTTCATTTAACTTAATATAAAGAGAATCATTGATTTTGAGATTCAGTTTTTCTTTTTCTTTAGATAGTATATCAATATAGATATTATCCCCAAAAAGTTCTAATGTTATTCTATAAAAAGCACCTCTAAATTCAATGTTTTTAATAGTTCCTCTATGTGCATCTTCTTTTTCTTCTATAAAATATTCTATATCTTCAGGTCTTATAGTATAGATATCATTATTTTTATCAGTGATAAAATTTATTTTTCCTATAAAATCAGCCACAAATATATCTTTTGGTTTACTATATACTTCTTCTGGAGTTCCAAATTGAACTATTTCTCCACCATTGATAATAGCAATTTTATCTCCCATTGTAAGAGCTTCCTCTTGATCATGAGTTACCATAATTGTAGTTATTTTTAATTTCTGTTGAATTTCTCTTATTTCTTTTCTTAAAGATTCTCTTACTTTTGCATCTAGAGCTGAGAGAGGCTCATCAAGTAATAAAATATTAGGTTCAAGAGCCAGAGCTCTAGCTAATGATACTCTTTGTTGCTGGCCACCACTCATTTCATCGGGATATTTAGAAGTTATGTGATCAAGTCCTACCATTTTAAGGACTTCCATAATTTTGTTTTTTCTTTGATGTTTATCTTTTATTTTCTTTTTTAATCCGTATTCTATATTTTCAAATACTGTCATATTTGGAAAAAGAGCATATGATTGAAATACCATGCTTAAATTTCTTTGTGAAGGTTCCAAAGTAGTTATTTCTTTTCCATTAACCAAGATACTTCCAGAATCAAGTTTTTCAAGTCCAGCTATTATACGAAGCAAAGTTGTTTTACCACAACCACTTGGTCCTAGAAAACATATAAATTCTCCTTTTTCTATTTCTAGATCAATGCCTTTTAGAACTTCTACTTTATTAAATTGTTTTTTTACTTTTTTTATAGCTAAATAAGGCATTTTATTCTCCTTTACCATATCTAGTTTCCCATTTTTTAAGTAATCTTTCTCTGTTATCTGAAGCCCATTTGAAATCTATTTTAGCCAGTTTTTCTTTAAAGTTTGTTGGATATCCTTCAAGTTTTGTGTTTATACCTTTATATGAAACTAATCCAATATTTTTTGAATATTCTTCCATCATTTTTTGTGAAAGTGCCCAATTAATAAAATCAACAGCTTCTGGTTTAATTGTATTTTTATTTACAAGAGCAATTCCTTCCATATCCCAGCCATATCCTTCACTGGGAAGAATAGTAACTATAGATTCATTAGTTTTTCCAAGTCTTATACTTTCACTGTCCATTCCAACTCCAATTAGTTGTTCTCCCTGCATAGCCATTTTAACTGGAGCACTTCCAGAATGAGTATATTGAGATATATTTTTGTGTAGTTGATCCATATATTCCCATGCTTTTTCTTCACCCCAGATACTTATCCAACCTAATATAGTAAGATAACCAGTTCCAGAAGAAGCAGGATTAGGCATAACTATTTCTTTAGAATATTTCTCATCAAGAAGGTCTGTATATGAAGCAGGAATAGGTAAATTTTTAGCTGCAAGTTCATATTTATTAGCTGTGATAGCAGAAGTCCAAGCAGTCATCCCTGTCCATTGTGGTTTTTCACTAATAGAATCAATATAAGCAGGATCAATATTTGTAAGCCATTCACTTTTTAATTCAGCTAATCTTCCTTGCTTAGCAAGATCAATAAGGTTTATACTTGCCATGCCCCATAAGACATCAGCAACAGGATTATTTCCTTCAGCAATTACTTTAGCAGCAATAGCTCCTTGAGAATCTCTTATTATATTTAGTTCAACATTTGGAAAATCTGATTTATACATTTCAATATAATGGTTCAGATATTCCTCTTCAAGACCAGTATAAACATTTAAAACAGTTTTATTTTCTTTACTTCCACATCCAAAAAGAAATGCAGAAAGAATAAAAAGTATAGAAATTTTAAATAGTTTTTTCATAATTAATTTTCTCCTTTTTCTAATAGTTTAGGATAAATAGTTTCCATCACTCTGTTTAATTGAAATTCATCATCAATTTCAGACCAAATGATACCATCTACTCTTTTACAGTTAATTTTTCTATCTTTTGCTATTTTTTCCATACAATATTCATAACCTAATTTGAGATTTTTCTCATCTTCATATTTTTTAAACATAAGTTGACATAATTCATTAGATAGTTTTTGTAATCCTGTAAGTTCTCCATATTCTCCTTTAATTTCAAAGAGATTGAAAGTAAGTTTTCCAATTCCATTATCTATTATCTCAAAGTAATAATCATCAGACATCTTTTTATCTTCTGATAAAAGAATTGTATCTTTTTCAGGAGTATTTATTAGTATATCAAGACAATTTTTTCATATATAAGATCTCCTTCTAAAAGAAGAATGTCATCATTGCCAATTAATTCTTTAGCACAATAGAAACTTCCCATACTGCTTGTATTAGCATAATTATTATTTTTTATTGTTATAATGCTGTTATATTTTTTTTTAAGAGGTTCAAAAAAATAATCTAGGTGTCCAGTAACCAGTATTATTTTTTTAATACCTGAATCTAATAATTTCTCTATTGATCTTTCAATAAGAGATAACCCATTTATTGTTAAAAAAGGTTTAGGAATTTCGTCATTGGTTACTCCTCTCAGTCTTGTTCCCATACCTGCCACAAGTATTACAGCTGTTTTCATAAATCTTTCTCCTTTTTAATTAAACTCTTTAATATATTATTCTTTATATATTCATATTGTTTTTGATTATCTATTTCCCCCCATAATTTTTCTTCTGAAGATATACACTTTAAATCTGGAAAAATATTTTTATCTAAAAAACTATATTCGTAAAAAAATAATTTATTTTCTATCTGAGTGAATTTATCCAGCATTTTTAAATATGAGTTATATTTTAATTTACTGATTCCTATAAGCTCCCCTGAAATTT
Above is a window of Fusobacterium varium DNA encoding:
- the lipA gene encoding Lipase precursor, which produces MLSILITLIIFILWIYLNLFPYRKEEYARKRLRIMIGGRTLCFYSFYGLLTQICIIIFLYSLLREKIDDSEILWLNGVYALGINFFLFLNGIIRIFFTSKWLSVRKRVLLILTVWIPIINILVLCYILRIIKWEYEFECYKVSLRETRAESDICKTKYPIILVHGVGFRDFRHFNYWGRIPRELMRYGASIYYGNQEAFGTIEYNGEDIKKKILEVVQETGCEKVNIIAHSKGGLDSRYAISILGMDKYTASLTTISTPHRGCLFVDKMCKLPEKLYRLVAKFYDNIFKKLGDKRPDFYVATHQFTTYNSKKFNEKVIDSPEVYYQSYISVMKDCLSDILLTIPYFL
- the modB_1 gene encoding Molybdenum transport system permease protein modB, with the translated sequence MKKDKLIKIILSLVLVLFLVISIIFPIFSLFIKAFQGKNGSYIGLKNFAEYFSSPVTASSLTNSLAVSITVTIFTIILAFLFSYGINRSNIRGKSLLKGIALLPLFSPTMTHGIALIYLFGRQGIITKALNLSISIYGFWGIVFAETIFIFPVLFFMLVLAFDSEDYRKYEMAEIMGISKINQFFTITIPNIKYTLITCFFSGFTLSFTDFGAPKVVGGNYNVLATDIFKQVIGQQNFSMGSAVGILLIIPAFLAFIFDIIIKSKSSKIDSKSTKYIIKENKIRDIFFKFFNYILSLVIISFFIIVILASLVKTWPYDMTLSFKSYNFTIMGESIWKIFGNSILVSIFSAILGTILCFLAAYMIEREKKYIIIRKIGYFLSILPNALPGLTIGLAYIFFFNSKDNILNFLYGSFGIIILANIVHFFATPFLTITARLKTLDSEYETISNIMGVSWYRTIFKVIIPLSIDSIIESFSYYFINSMITISAVIFLYTTKTRLISVMMISKNDAGDIGAAAAISVMIILVNIFFKIIFDLSTKYIRNRSYNKKRKDSIKKEKQGENLLLTGKEVLEILNKTSQKTGVKYWLEFGTLLGKIRENNFIGHDINFDIGIMKEELIPKFIIDIENEGFKRISSLSLKNEGLKNIKYEYKGIEIEIFLFDRKDNKVICYLEDKNGIISAYKLSNSTLKETKFMGIETYIPRNSLKRLLEIYGKNFNISDPDWKEEMSPSRYLSEKTKEI
- the gtaB_1 gene encoding UTP--glucose-1-phosphate uridylyltransferase; the encoded protein is MKTAVILVAGMGTRLRGVTNDEIPKPFLTINGLSLIERSIEKLLDSGIKKIILVTGHLDYFFEPLKKKYNSIITIKNNNYANTSSMGSFYCAKELIGNDDILLLEGDLIYEKIVLIY
- the potA_1 gene encoding Spermidine/putrescine import ATP-binding protein PotA produces the protein MPYLAIKKVKKQFNKVEVLKGIDLEIEKGEFICFLGPSGCGKTTLLRIIAGLEKLDSGSILVNGKEITTLEPSQRNLSMVFQSYALFPNMTVFENIEYGLKKKIKDKHQRKNKIMEVLKMVGLDHITSKYPDEMSGGQQQRVSLARALALEPNILLLDEPLSALDAKVRESLRKEIREIQQKLKITTIMVTHDQEEALTMGDKIAIINGGEIVQFGTPEEVYSKPKDIFVADFIGKINFITDKNNDIYTIRPEDIEYFIEEKEDAHRGTIKNIEFRGAFYRITLELFGDNIYIDILSKEKEKLNLKINDSLYIKLNEKNSI
- a CDS encoding 2-aminoethylphosphonate ABC transporter substrate-binding protein; this encodes MKKLFKISILFILSAFLFGCGSKENKTVLNVYTGLEEEYLNHYIEMYKSDFPNVELNIIRDSQGAIAAKVIAEGNNPVADVLWGMASINLIDLAKQGRLAELKSEWLTNIDPAYIDSISEKPQWTGMTAWTSAITANKYELAAKNLPIPASYTDLLDEKYSKEIVMPNPASSGTGYLTILGWISIWGEEKAWEYMDQLHKNISQYTHSGSAPVKMAMQGEQLIGVGMDSESIRLGKTNESIVTILPSEGYGWDMEGIALVNKNTIKPEAVDFINWALSQKMMEEYSKNIGLVSYKGINTKLEGYPTNFKEKLAKIDFKWASDNRERLLKKWETRYGKGE